In the Mauremys mutica isolate MM-2020 ecotype Southern chromosome 13, ASM2049712v1, whole genome shotgun sequence genome, one interval contains:
- the STMN3 gene encoding stathmin-3, which yields MASTVSAYKEKMKELSLLSLICSCFHTQPHPNTIYQYGDMEVKQLDKRASGQSFEVILKSPSDLSPESPVLSSPPKKKDLSLEELQKRLEAAEERRKTQEAQVLKQLAEKREHEREVLHKALEENNNFSRLAEEKLNYKMELSKEIREAHLAALRERLREKELHAAEVRRNKEQREEISG from the exons CCTACAAGGAGAAAATGAAGGAGCTGTCCTTGCTCTCACTGATCTGCTCCTGTTTCCACACTCAGCCGCACCCCAATACCATCTACCAGTATGGAG ACATGGAGGTGAAACAGCTGGACAAAAGGGCATCTGGCCAGAGCTTTGAAGTGATCCTGAAGTCCCCTTCGGACTTGTCCCCTGAGAGTCcagtcctctcttctccccctaAGAAGAAGGACCTGTCCCTGGAGGAGCTGCAGAAGaggctggaggctgcagaggagaggaggaag ACCCAGGAGGCCCAAGTGCTGAAGCAGCTGGCGGAGAAGCGGGAGCACGAACGGGAGGTGCTGCACAAGGCCCTGGAGGAGAACAATAACTTCAGCCGGCTGGCTGAGGAGAAGCTCAACTACAAGATGGAGCTGAGCAAGGAGATCCGCGAAGCTCACCTAGCTGCCTTGAGGGAGCGACTGCGTGAGAAG GAACTGCATGCAGCTGAGGTTCGCAGGAACAAGGAACAGCGGGAGGAGATCTCTGGATAA